One Cellulosimicrobium protaetiae genomic region harbors:
- a CDS encoding glycosyltransferase, translating into MEDAPRRADDLPRVTVIIPVYNDVERLRLCLDALAQQDYPADRLDVVVVDNASTVDLRPALPDDDRFVMVRELRKGSYAARNAGLEVATGEVLAFTDADCRPWRDWLSTAVAMLKAPGAPDAVGGRIRLVFRDGPEPTTGPELYESVHGFDQERFVTTFHFAATANLVATSEAVRGVGGFDPALQSGGDDDFGHRLAASGRRLAYAPDAVVDHPSRPSWSELTTKSVRIAKGMADLSASGPLREAGRAAVGELRAGTSVWLTIWRKPWPTTPRGRAGYAAALSWVSVIRLATWTPRLVRRSLRRG; encoded by the coding sequence ATGGAGGACGCTCCCCGTCGGGCTGACGACCTGCCGAGAGTCACGGTCATCATCCCGGTGTACAACGACGTCGAGCGTCTGAGGCTGTGCCTCGACGCCCTCGCTCAGCAGGACTACCCGGCCGACCGGCTGGACGTCGTCGTGGTCGACAACGCGTCGACCGTCGACCTGCGCCCGGCGCTCCCCGACGACGACCGGTTCGTCATGGTCCGTGAGCTGCGGAAGGGGTCGTACGCGGCACGCAACGCCGGGCTCGAGGTCGCGACGGGCGAGGTGCTCGCCTTCACGGACGCGGACTGTCGACCCTGGCGGGACTGGCTGAGCACCGCGGTCGCCATGCTGAAGGCGCCCGGCGCACCCGACGCGGTCGGCGGACGGATCCGGCTGGTGTTCCGGGACGGCCCGGAGCCCACGACGGGACCCGAGCTGTACGAGTCGGTCCACGGGTTCGACCAGGAGCGCTTCGTCACGACGTTCCACTTCGCCGCGACCGCGAACCTCGTCGCGACGTCCGAGGCGGTCCGCGGCGTCGGTGGCTTCGACCCGGCGCTCCAGTCCGGAGGGGACGACGACTTCGGTCACCGGTTGGCAGCGAGCGGCCGCCGCCTCGCCTACGCGCCGGACGCGGTCGTCGACCACCCCTCCCGGCCGTCGTGGTCGGAGCTCACCACCAAGTCGGTCCGCATCGCCAAGGGGATGGCGGACCTCAGCGCGTCGGGACCGTTGCGGGAGGCCGGGCGTGCCGCGGTGGGCGAGCTTCGTGCCGGGACGTCCGTCTGGCTGACCATCTGGCGCAAGCCGTGGCCGACGACGCCGCGGGGAAGGGCCGGCTACGCCGCGGCACTGAGCTGGGTGAGCGTCATCCGGCTGGCGACCTGGACGCCGCGGCTGGTCCGTCGGTCCCTGCGCCGCGGCTGA
- a CDS encoding glycosyltransferase — protein sequence MSGNEAAVPELSVIVPAYDAAGTIEVQLGALLEQRPEHPWEVLVCDNGSTDGTPDLVRRWGRRMPELRLVDASAVRGPGAARNAGAAVARSSRLAFCDADDRVGPGWVAGMRRALDAHDVVAGRFETVPTPRHRVAVTWSPQEHGLTTLDFLPGFVTAGAGNLGVRSAAFRSVGGFDETAATREDDDLCLRLQIAGYRLAFDPALVLRVRRREGVLAVYRQAYAYGVGSRWLEYRYALVARSLVRSTAEVPRGDGIVTTRQGSVSTSPARRAAAARALRKVARLWNPADIADVVWRAGWSRGRRVVPPATMPQVAPPDRSVDGRDPA from the coding sequence GTGAGCGGGAACGAGGCGGCCGTCCCGGAGCTTTCGGTGATCGTCCCCGCGTACGACGCGGCCGGGACGATCGAGGTCCAGCTCGGCGCTCTCCTCGAGCAGCGGCCCGAGCACCCCTGGGAGGTCCTCGTCTGCGACAACGGGTCGACCGACGGGACGCCGGACCTCGTCCGCCGGTGGGGGCGCCGGATGCCGGAGCTGCGGCTGGTCGACGCGTCCGCGGTCCGCGGCCCCGGTGCGGCACGCAACGCCGGCGCCGCGGTGGCCAGGTCCTCGCGGCTCGCGTTCTGCGACGCCGACGACCGGGTCGGTCCAGGCTGGGTGGCCGGGATGCGCCGCGCCCTCGACGCGCACGACGTGGTCGCGGGACGGTTCGAGACGGTCCCGACACCCCGGCACCGGGTCGCGGTGACCTGGTCGCCCCAGGAGCACGGGCTGACGACGCTCGACTTCCTCCCCGGGTTCGTGACCGCGGGTGCCGGCAACCTCGGTGTGCGGTCCGCGGCGTTCCGCTCGGTGGGCGGCTTCGACGAGACGGCCGCGACGCGCGAGGACGACGACCTGTGCCTCCGTCTGCAGATCGCCGGCTACCGGCTCGCGTTCGACCCCGCGCTCGTGCTGCGGGTGCGCCGACGGGAGGGTGTGCTGGCCGTCTACCGGCAGGCGTACGCCTACGGCGTCGGCTCGCGCTGGCTCGAGTACCGGTACGCCCTCGTCGCGCGATCCCTGGTGCGGTCGACCGCCGAGGTGCCGAGGGGCGACGGGATCGTCACCACCCGTCAGGGATCCGTCTCGACGTCGCCCGCCCGGCGCGCGGCCGCGGCTCGCGCCCTGCGTAAGGTGGCCCGCCTCTGGAACCCGGCCGACATCGCCGACGTCGTGTGGCGCGCAGGCTGGTCACGAGGCCGCCGGGTGGTTCCCCCTGCCACGATGCCGCAGGTCGCCCCGCCGGACCGATCGGTCGACGGCCGCGACCCGGCGTGA
- a CDS encoding polysaccharide deacetylase family protein — protein MSPRPSRPLLVRLRDVESASTTGGRFRDVAVARGLVPLVATSPLGTFCVDTDERVHAITYDDGPDPEQTPPILDVLARRGARATFFVLSDAVRRHPDVAARIVADGHELALHGADHRSLLTLSGREAVATVRRAKETVEEIVGTPLRLYRPPYGAHTLRQAVGLRRLGLDLVLWSGDAVDWLDGNETTIADRAAGSVFPGSILLLHDTRADPETIRPGERLPTFDRAAVLDLLLERTRAAGFREVTAGELVARHRRVASVARQRMVRP, from the coding sequence ATGAGCCCGCGCCCCTCGAGACCCCTCCTCGTCCGGCTCCGCGACGTCGAGTCCGCGTCCACGACCGGCGGCCGGTTCCGGGACGTCGCGGTCGCCCGCGGGCTCGTTCCGCTGGTGGCCACGTCCCCCCTCGGGACCTTTTGCGTCGACACGGACGAGCGCGTGCACGCGATCACCTACGACGACGGACCGGACCCGGAGCAGACGCCGCCGATCCTCGACGTGCTGGCGCGCAGGGGCGCGCGCGCGACCTTCTTCGTCCTGTCGGACGCCGTGCGCCGGCACCCCGACGTCGCGGCCCGCATCGTCGCGGACGGGCACGAGCTCGCGCTCCACGGTGCGGACCACCGCTCGCTCCTCACGCTCTCCGGTCGGGAGGCGGTCGCGACGGTGCGTCGGGCGAAGGAGACCGTCGAGGAGATCGTCGGCACCCCCCTGCGTCTGTACCGGCCGCCCTACGGCGCGCACACGCTGCGCCAGGCGGTCGGCCTGCGGCGGCTGGGGCTCGACCTGGTGCTGTGGTCCGGGGACGCGGTGGACTGGCTGGACGGCAACGAGACCACCATCGCGGACCGGGCCGCCGGGTCGGTGTTCCCGGGGAGCATCCTGCTCCTGCACGACACGCGGGCCGACCCCGAGACGATCCGCCCCGGCGAGCGGCTCCCCACCTTCGACCGCGCCGCCGTGCTGGACCTCCTGCTCGAGCGGACCCGTGCGGCAGGCTTTCGCGAGGTGACCGCCGGCGAGCTCGTGGCGCGCCACCGTCGCGTGGCGAGCGTCGCGCGTCAACGGATGGTCCGCCCGTGA
- a CDS encoding GNAT family N-acetyltransferase: MHARTLLLSDVTAEDEARWRGLAARAVEPNPFLDPAFLLTAARWFPATAGIRLVVVEDVDRMLALLPLSVEPRFQGLPLPYATTAGPFLSRRAPLCAPLVDDGSPVDALTALLRYLSERGTGLPGLVELTLLPGTGALHGAILEAARETRTPLLERYRFERASMRPVPEGSSWRDGLSTSRRKKLGRLARNVERELGAPLVAEDRGPDPRALEEFLDLEAAGWKGTTERGGALRVTPNGVEWFTEVADGFRERGLLRIFTLSVGEETLFMSVSLVCGRGVFALMDTYDERFARLSPGVVGRAAEVDHFLADPAGVDVFDQCMHPKHVESSALYPQRRAFVGLLLAPRGVVNRTLVRALPRAAAVRTTLRERLGRRSPGLEAA, from the coding sequence ATGCACGCACGGACCCTCCTGCTCTCGGACGTCACGGCCGAGGACGAGGCCCGCTGGCGCGGGCTCGCGGCGCGCGCCGTCGAGCCGAACCCGTTCCTGGACCCGGCGTTCCTGCTCACGGCAGCGCGCTGGTTCCCCGCGACCGCCGGCATCCGGTTGGTCGTGGTCGAGGACGTGGACCGCATGCTCGCGCTGCTGCCGTTGAGCGTCGAACCGCGCTTCCAGGGGCTGCCTCTCCCCTACGCGACGACGGCAGGTCCCTTCCTGTCGCGCCGCGCTCCCCTGTGCGCACCGCTCGTCGACGACGGGTCGCCCGTGGACGCCCTGACGGCGCTCCTGAGGTATCTCTCCGAACGGGGAACCGGGCTGCCGGGCCTCGTCGAGCTCACGCTCCTGCCGGGGACCGGGGCACTGCACGGCGCGATCCTCGAGGCCGCACGGGAGACCCGCACCCCGCTGCTCGAGCGCTACCGCTTCGAGCGGGCGAGCATGCGACCGGTGCCCGAGGGCTCGAGCTGGCGCGACGGCCTCAGCACGAGCCGACGCAAGAAGCTGGGACGGCTCGCCCGTAACGTCGAGCGGGAGCTCGGCGCGCCGCTCGTCGCCGAGGACCGTGGCCCAGACCCTCGGGCGTTGGAGGAGTTCCTCGACCTCGAGGCGGCAGGCTGGAAGGGCACGACCGAGCGGGGCGGGGCTCTCCGTGTCACCCCGAACGGCGTCGAGTGGTTCACCGAGGTGGCAGACGGCTTCCGCGAGCGCGGGCTCCTGCGGATCTTCACCCTGAGCGTCGGGGAGGAGACGCTCTTCATGTCCGTGTCGCTCGTGTGCGGGCGAGGGGTGTTCGCACTCATGGACACCTACGACGAGCGCTTCGCCCGGCTCAGCCCGGGAGTCGTCGGCAGGGCCGCGGAGGTCGACCACTTCCTGGCCGACCCTGCGGGCGTCGACGTGTTCGACCAGTGCATGCACCCGAAGCACGTCGAGAGCTCCGCGCTCTACCCGCAGCGTCGAGCGTTCGTCGGGCTGCTCCTCGCGCCCCGGGGCGTGGTGAACCGCACGCTCGTGCGCGCGCTCCCGCGGGCCGCCGCGGTGCGTACCACCCTGCGCGAGCGCCTCGGCCGCAGGTCGCCCGGTCTGGAAGCCGCATGA
- a CDS encoding glycosyltransferase family 4 protein, whose protein sequence is MSGRHVHLLTPGDHFSPRTGSAVPTVVHGLASAGTGPRAAVLVARGTYTPRYTSADVVEYDDAPPRRTDRYLDLVAGTIGVTRPGARRRLAAALRAQHSWPGSVVLAHNAPQAVPLVAARHAPVLYAHNQLLRTYGEREAGRVLDPVSAVVCVSEYLAEETARMLPPRLRDRVRAVPNGVDVEAFDGPRPPREGVTRVAFVGRVIRDKGVHVLLDAVRRLDRPDLQVTVVGRPGFAADAPLTAYEQELRRAAAGTRTTVEFASFVPRPALPAILRSTDVLVVPSAWPEPFGLTALEGMAAGAAVVASDVGGLPEAVGDGGLLVPPGDVAALAEALEALADDAGLLGRTQAAGRSRAGRLTWAHARERLDDALSGTIGHDAEAR, encoded by the coding sequence ATGTCCGGTCGGCACGTCCACCTCCTCACGCCGGGCGACCACTTCTCGCCACGCACCGGCAGCGCAGTCCCCACCGTCGTGCACGGGCTCGCCTCTGCCGGGACCGGGCCGCGGGCCGCGGTCCTCGTGGCGCGCGGCACCTACACGCCCAGGTACACGAGCGCCGACGTGGTCGAGTACGACGACGCCCCGCCGCGACGGACCGACCGGTACCTGGACCTCGTGGCCGGGACGATCGGCGTGACGCGCCCCGGCGCACGCCGGCGGCTCGCCGCGGCGCTCCGCGCGCAGCACTCGTGGCCCGGCTCGGTGGTCCTCGCGCACAACGCGCCGCAGGCGGTGCCGCTCGTCGCAGCGCGGCACGCACCGGTCCTCTACGCCCACAACCAGCTGCTGCGGACCTACGGCGAGCGCGAAGCCGGGCGGGTGCTCGACCCGGTGTCCGCCGTCGTCTGCGTGAGCGAGTACCTCGCCGAGGAGACCGCGCGGATGCTCCCGCCCCGGCTGCGCGATCGTGTCCGTGCCGTACCCAACGGGGTCGACGTCGAGGCGTTCGACGGCCCACGCCCACCGCGCGAGGGAGTCACGAGGGTCGCGTTCGTCGGCCGGGTGATCCGGGACAAGGGGGTGCACGTCCTGCTCGACGCCGTCCGCCGGCTCGACCGCCCGGACCTCCAGGTCACCGTGGTCGGCCGTCCGGGGTTCGCCGCGGACGCTCCCCTGACCGCCTACGAGCAGGAGCTGCGGCGGGCAGCGGCCGGCACGCGCACGACCGTCGAGTTCGCCTCGTTCGTCCCCCGTCCGGCACTGCCCGCGATCCTGCGAAGCACGGACGTCCTCGTCGTGCCGTCGGCGTGGCCGGAGCCCTTCGGGCTCACCGCGCTCGAGGGCATGGCCGCCGGGGCGGCGGTCGTCGCGTCCGACGTCGGCGGGCTGCCCGAGGCGGTCGGAGACGGCGGTCTCCTCGTCCCCCCGGGCGACGTCGCGGCGCTCGCCGAGGCCCTCGAGGCGTTGGCGGACGACGCCGGGCTGCTCGGGCGGACGCAGGCCGCCGGGCGCAGCCGGGCCGGGAGGCTGACCTGGGCGCACGCGAGAGAGAGGCTCGACGACGCGCTCTCCGGCACCATCGGGCACGACGCGGAGGCCCGATGA
- a CDS encoding glycosyltransferase family 2 protein, protein MSPTVSVVVVTYGRPDSVRECLTHLARLRTAPLEVIVVDATPADTTRRLVRGEFPEVRLLHSTLGRGTTPESRQMGFAVTRGDVVAFIDDDAYVAPDWLDELVAPYEDPAVVAVGGRADNGIPGEESEGLGRIGRLLPDGRLTGHFGADPGRVIEVDHLLGANMSFRRSALAAIGGIRGNYPGTCLCEESDISLRLRATGGTLLFTPRAVVRHVAAPYGIGGKRFDRRYLYYLRRNHVVMLVRNFGWRDPLARRYVRTALRAQHAYLHEARRRLGSVKEDGTRRPLRKRAKSVIVLTRAVAELAGLAAGVPAAAVARRRDVRAGVATPALAG, encoded by the coding sequence GTGAGCCCTACCGTGAGCGTCGTCGTCGTCACGTACGGACGGCCCGACAGCGTGCGCGAGTGCCTCACGCACCTGGCGCGGCTGCGCACCGCACCGCTCGAGGTGATCGTCGTCGACGCCACCCCGGCGGACACCACGCGGCGGCTCGTGCGTGGGGAGTTCCCCGAGGTCAGGCTGCTCCACAGCACCCTCGGCCGGGGCACGACGCCGGAGTCGCGGCAGATGGGGTTCGCCGTCACGCGGGGAGACGTGGTCGCGTTCATCGACGACGACGCGTACGTCGCGCCGGACTGGCTCGACGAGCTCGTCGCCCCTTACGAGGACCCTGCGGTCGTCGCGGTGGGGGGCCGCGCGGACAACGGGATACCCGGCGAGGAGTCCGAAGGGCTCGGACGGATCGGCAGGTTGCTCCCCGACGGTCGGCTCACGGGCCACTTCGGTGCGGATCCCGGCCGGGTCATCGAGGTGGACCACCTGCTGGGCGCCAACATGTCGTTCCGGCGCAGCGCGCTCGCCGCGATCGGCGGGATCCGCGGCAACTATCCGGGCACGTGCCTGTGCGAGGAGTCCGACATCTCGCTGCGGCTGCGCGCCACCGGTGGCACGCTGCTCTTCACGCCACGCGCGGTCGTCCGGCACGTCGCGGCCCCGTACGGGATCGGCGGCAAGCGGTTCGACCGCCGCTACCTGTACTACCTGCGCCGCAACCACGTGGTCATGCTGGTCCGGAACTTCGGCTGGCGCGACCCGCTCGCCCGCCGCTACGTGCGCACCGCGCTGCGCGCACAGCACGCCTACCTCCACGAAGCGAGGCGGCGGCTCGGCTCGGTCAAGGAGGACGGCACGCGTCGTCCGCTGCGCAAGCGGGCGAAGTCGGTGATCGTGCTCACCCGCGCGGTCGCCGAGCTCGCCGGGCTCGCCGCCGGGGTCCCCGCGGCCGCGGTCGCCCGTCGCCGGGACGTCCGGGCGGGCGTCGCGACGCCCGCCCTCGCGGGGTGA
- a CDS encoding ABC transporter permease, translating into MEHTVQRTVIAPPGRLNLPSLRELWGAREVAVRLAQRDIIVRYRQTIFGVTWVIAQPLVSAGVFTVVFGQIADLSTGDDRIPYFLFTLAGMLAWNLFNGSLGKASGSMVGNQSLVQKVFFPRLLVPISSLASVVVDFLVALVLAIVLLFVYGINPGWPVLLLPVWIVLVLMIGTGIGLAAAAYMVKYRDVGYVLPWLVQILLYASPVAYALSEVPANLRWLFDINPITWFLECFRWSLLGTEAPVAWQVVALVVAAPLILLVGTLVFQKNEREFADFI; encoded by the coding sequence GTGGAGCACACCGTCCAGCGCACCGTCATCGCGCCCCCCGGGCGCCTCAACCTGCCGTCGTTGCGCGAGCTGTGGGGCGCGCGTGAGGTAGCGGTGCGGCTCGCCCAGCGCGACATCATCGTGCGCTACCGGCAGACGATCTTCGGCGTCACGTGGGTCATCGCCCAGCCGCTCGTGAGCGCGGGCGTCTTCACCGTCGTGTTCGGCCAGATCGCCGACCTCTCGACCGGCGACGATCGCATCCCCTACTTCCTCTTCACGCTCGCCGGCATGCTCGCGTGGAACCTCTTCAACGGGTCGCTCGGCAAGGCGTCCGGGTCGATGGTCGGCAACCAGTCCCTGGTGCAGAAGGTGTTCTTCCCGCGGCTGCTCGTCCCGATCTCGAGCCTCGCGTCGGTGGTCGTCGACTTCCTCGTCGCGCTCGTCCTGGCGATCGTGCTGCTGTTCGTGTACGGCATCAACCCGGGTTGGCCCGTCCTCCTCCTCCCCGTCTGGATCGTCCTCGTCCTCATGATCGGGACCGGCATCGGTCTCGCCGCCGCCGCGTACATGGTCAAGTACCGCGACGTCGGCTACGTCCTGCCGTGGCTCGTGCAGATCCTGCTCTACGCGAGCCCCGTGGCGTACGCGCTCTCGGAGGTCCCCGCGAACCTGCGCTGGCTGTTCGACATCAACCCGATCACGTGGTTCCTCGAGTGCTTCCGCTGGTCCCTGCTCGGCACCGAGGCGCCGGTCGCGTGGCAGGTCGTCGCGCTCGTCGTCGCCGCTCCGCTCATCCTGCTGGTCGGGACGCTCGTCTTCCAGAAGAACGAGCGCGAGTTCGCGGACTTCATCTGA
- a CDS encoding ABC transporter ATP-binding protein translates to MQATTEPAIRVAGLGKTYRLGAFGERPSTAAAAAIQWVRSTGKQKYTLFDALDDVSFEVPKGEALGIVGRNGAGKSTLLKILTRVTAPTRGRIELNGRVGSLLEVGTGFHPELTGKENIYLNGAILGMTRKEINARYDEIVAFSGIEKFLATPVKRYSSGMYVRLAFSVAAHLDTEILAIDEVLAVGDAEFQRRSIQKMREAAQGGRTVLYVSHQLQTVQALCTSAVLLDRGTLKYSGTVEGTLQAYRDSFESFAAAQSDPKARPGNGKVRLSSVRMEDEFVKSSQDVVVEFEAPASKKLVGTYFVSMHINNDQGTVIAQCDSRLVGRWFDPEKPQKGRLVVRDLWLKPGQYTVDVYACQAGVLDAWEGAWRFEVLPDLPYPEFTEASSTEKGMVFVNFDYEGV, encoded by the coding sequence GTGCAGGCGACCACGGAACCCGCGATCCGCGTCGCCGGGCTGGGCAAGACCTACCGGCTCGGTGCGTTCGGCGAGCGTCCCTCGACGGCGGCCGCGGCGGCGATCCAGTGGGTCCGGTCGACCGGCAAGCAGAAGTACACGCTGTTCGACGCGCTCGACGACGTGTCGTTCGAGGTCCCGAAGGGTGAGGCGCTCGGGATCGTCGGACGCAACGGTGCGGGCAAGTCGACGCTGCTGAAGATCCTCACGCGCGTCACCGCGCCCACGCGGGGGCGCATCGAGCTCAACGGTCGCGTCGGGTCGCTCCTGGAGGTCGGGACGGGGTTCCACCCGGAGCTCACCGGCAAGGAGAACATCTACCTCAACGGCGCGATCCTCGGCATGACGCGCAAGGAGATCAACGCGCGCTACGACGAGATCGTCGCGTTCTCCGGGATCGAGAAGTTCCTCGCGACGCCCGTCAAGCGCTACTCGTCCGGAATGTACGTGCGCCTCGCCTTCTCCGTCGCGGCCCACCTCGACACCGAGATCCTCGCGATCGACGAGGTGCTGGCCGTGGGTGACGCCGAGTTCCAGCGCCGTTCGATCCAGAAGATGCGCGAGGCCGCGCAGGGTGGCCGCACGGTGCTCTACGTGAGCCACCAGCTCCAGACCGTCCAGGCGCTGTGCACGTCCGCCGTGCTGCTCGACCGGGGCACGCTGAAGTACTCGGGCACCGTCGAGGGCACGCTCCAGGCGTACCGGGACAGCTTCGAGAGCTTCGCGGCCGCGCAGTCCGACCCCAAGGCACGCCCCGGGAACGGCAAGGTCCGGCTCTCCTCGGTCCGCATGGAGGACGAGTTCGTCAAGTCCTCGCAGGACGTCGTCGTGGAATTCGAGGCGCCCGCGAGCAAGAAGCTCGTCGGCACCTACTTCGTCTCGATGCACATCAACAACGACCAGGGCACCGTCATCGCGCAGTGCGACTCCCGCCTCGTGGGCAGGTGGTTCGACCCGGAGAAGCCGCAGAAGGGCCGCCTCGTGGTCCGCGACCTGTGGCTCAAGCCCGGCCAGTACACCGTCGACGTGTACGCGTGCCAGGCGGGGGTCCTGGACGCGTGGGAGGGCGCGTGGCGCTTCGAGGTGCTGCCCGACCTCCCGTACCCGGAGTTCACCGAGGCGTCGAGCACCGAGAAGGGCATGGTCTTCGTGAACTTCGACTACGAGGGGGTCTGA
- a CDS encoding glycosyltransferase family 4 protein — MPQLVVATVAVEVPMGAQVYQEEVAARAATALADGPADVTGAWSVDRAVFRSLRSPLAGTHRLPLGRLSGAGPALRRAVGRAVYPRGAVVHRVGLDLPPHPTRDVVTVQDVVSWRYDDESAPVRAAAEEVRRAAAVVCVSEFSADEAADVLGLSERPAVAYNGVDPVYFTAEPLSAERLATLGVDGPYVLHAGGASRRKNLEELAVAWRAVRSARPDLTLVMSGPPHPRRTDLFGGLPGTRLVGRLPAELMPGLVAGAAAVVVPSRYEGFGLPALEAMAAGVPVVAARTSSLPEVVGDGGVLAEPDGASLAEGLLWVTTRDAEVETLVGRGRERAATFTWERSAAQHAEIWRAVAARG; from the coding sequence ATGCCGCAGCTCGTCGTGGCGACCGTCGCCGTCGAGGTCCCCATGGGGGCCCAGGTGTACCAGGAGGAGGTCGCGGCGCGTGCCGCGACGGCGCTCGCGGACGGTCCCGCCGACGTGACCGGCGCGTGGTCCGTCGACCGGGCCGTCTTCCGCTCGCTGCGCTCGCCGCTCGCCGGGACGCACCGGCTCCCGCTCGGCCGCCTCTCCGGCGCCGGCCCCGCCCTGCGCCGGGCCGTCGGCCGCGCCGTGTACCCGCGCGGCGCCGTCGTGCACCGGGTGGGGCTCGACCTGCCGCCGCACCCGACGCGCGACGTCGTGACCGTGCAGGACGTCGTGTCGTGGCGCTACGACGACGAGTCCGCGCCGGTGCGCGCCGCGGCCGAGGAGGTCCGCCGGGCGGCGGCCGTCGTGTGCGTGTCCGAGTTCAGCGCGGACGAGGCCGCCGACGTCCTCGGTCTCTCCGAGCGCCCCGCGGTCGCCTACAACGGCGTCGACCCGGTGTACTTCACCGCCGAGCCGCTGTCCGCCGAGCGTCTCGCGACGCTCGGGGTGGACGGCCCGTACGTCCTGCACGCCGGGGGCGCGTCGCGGCGCAAGAACCTCGAGGAGCTCGCCGTCGCGTGGCGCGCGGTCCGCTCGGCGCGGCCCGACCTGACGCTCGTCATGAGCGGGCCCCCGCACCCGCGCCGCACGGACCTGTTCGGCGGGCTGCCGGGAACGCGACTCGTCGGGCGGCTGCCCGCGGAGCTCATGCCGGGCCTCGTCGCGGGCGCGGCGGCCGTCGTCGTGCCGTCGCGCTACGAGGGGTTCGGGCTCCCCGCGCTGGAGGCCATGGCGGCCGGGGTCCCCGTGGTCGCGGCGCGGACGAGCTCGCTGCCTGAGGTCGTGGGCGACGGCGGCGTCCTCGCCGAGCCCGACGGCGCGAGCCTCGCCGAGGGGCTGCTGTGGGTGACGACGCGGGACGCCGAGGTCGAGACCCTGGTGGGTCGTGGCCGCGAGCGCGCCGCGACGTTCACGTGGGAGCGCAGCGCCGCCCAGCACGCGGAGATCTGGCGCGCCGTCGCCGCACGCGGCTGA
- a CDS encoding glycosyltransferase family 4 protein, which yields MAGRRRVALVASSFEPHTGGVESHVRHVARVLAARGTPVEVWTVDRGEHLGTRRVDGVLVRYLPTPQPSSRPGDVARFALAAPGAALAWGRAFRSFRPDVLHVQCFGPNGAYALGLRTLTRTPLVVSSHGETFADDYAVFEHSRLLRSALERSIGVAGAVTGCSRVVADDLVRFGAEDAVVVPNGVDLTGHDPKSSTESGTRAAPPAGAGPAEPVVVAVGRIEHVKGFDLLVDAFAASPLRERARLVVVGDGSEAGALRRRVTSAGLQDRVDLPGRLDPAEVAARLAAADVVVVPSRADAAPLVVLEAWRSGRPLVATVRGGPPEIVTDGVDGVLVDPQDTTALAGAVLGLLDDPARAARIGAAGRRRVEDFTWERVVDRYEGLYAGLGAAGGAGGATSSSGG from the coding sequence ATGGCAGGGCGCCGTCGCGTGGCTCTGGTCGCGAGCTCGTTCGAACCGCACACGGGCGGTGTCGAGTCGCACGTGCGGCACGTCGCGCGCGTGCTGGCCGCGCGCGGCACGCCGGTGGAGGTCTGGACGGTCGACCGCGGCGAGCACCTGGGCACGCGCCGCGTCGACGGCGTCCTCGTGCGCTACCTGCCCACGCCGCAGCCGTCGAGCAGGCCGGGCGACGTCGCCCGGTTCGCCCTCGCCGCGCCCGGGGCCGCGCTCGCGTGGGGCCGGGCCTTCCGGTCCTTCCGGCCCGACGTCCTGCACGTGCAGTGCTTCGGCCCCAACGGCGCGTACGCGCTCGGCCTGCGCACGCTCACGCGCACCCCGCTCGTCGTCAGCTCGCACGGGGAGACGTTCGCCGACGACTACGCCGTGTTCGAGCACTCGCGACTGCTGCGGTCGGCGCTGGAGCGGTCGATCGGCGTCGCGGGCGCGGTGACGGGGTGCTCGCGCGTCGTCGCGGACGACCTCGTCCGGTTCGGCGCCGAGGACGCCGTCGTCGTCCCGAACGGCGTCGACCTGACGGGCCACGACCCGAAGAGCAGCACGGAGAGCGGCACCCGGGCCGCGCCGCCCGCCGGGGCGGGACCGGCCGAGCCCGTGGTGGTCGCGGTGGGACGCATCGAGCACGTCAAGGGCTTCGACCTGCTCGTGGACGCGTTCGCCGCGTCGCCTCTGCGCGAGCGAGCGCGTCTCGTGGTCGTCGGCGACGGGAGCGAGGCGGGTGCGCTGCGCCGCCGGGTGACGTCCGCGGGCCTCCAGGACCGCGTGGACCTTCCCGGGCGGCTCGACCCCGCGGAGGTGGCGGCCCGGCTCGCGGCCGCCGACGTCGTCGTCGTGCCCAGCAGGGCGGACGCCGCACCGCTCGTCGTCCTCGAGGCCTGGCGGTCGGGCCGGCCCCTCGTCGCGACCGTGCGCGGCGGACCGCCGGAGATCGTCACGGACGGCGTCGACGGCGTGCTCGTCGACCCGCAGGACACGACGGCGCTCGCGGGCGCCGTGCTCGGTCTGCTCGACGACCCGGCGCGCGCGGCCCGCATCGGGGCGGCGGGACGCCGGCGGGTCGAGGACTTCACGTGGGAGCGTGTCGTCGACCGGTACGAGGGTCTCTACGCGGGCCTCGGCGCGGCCGGCGGGGCGGGCGGGGCTACGTCGTCGTCGGGAGGCTGA